One Polaribacter reichenbachii genomic window, CTCTATTTCTACTTTCTATAATTGTTCTAAAATCATCTACAGACAATTTCCCTAAACCTACATCTACTAAAGTACCTACAATTGCTCTTACCATATTTCTTAAAAAACGATTTGCTGAAATATGGAAGGTTAATTCATCTCCTTTCTGTAGCCAAAAAGCTTCAGTAACATCACAATTAAAAGTGTACACTTCTGTTTTTACTTTAGAAAAAGTTTGAAAATTTGTATATTCTAAAAGTAATTTAGCAGCTTCATTCATTAAAGCTAAATTTGGTTTCTGAGAATGAATTTGCCAAGAAAAATCTAACAAAAAAGGATTTCTACCTAACCAAATTTTGTATTCATAACTTCTAGATAAAGCATCGAATCTGGCGTGTTTTTCGTCATCAACCAAAAAAACTTGTTGTACAGAAATATCGTTAGGCAAAACTGAATTGAGTTTAAAAACAATTCTATCTTTTAAATCTTTATCAATATTAAAATGAGCAAACATTTGCGTTGCGTGCACACCTGTATCTGTTCTTCCTGCACCAACAACTTCTATTTTTTCTTGAAAAATGGTACTTAAAGCATAATTTAATTTTTCTTGTACAGAAACTACGTCAGGTTGAATTTGCCAACCGTGATATTTTTTTCCATTATAAGAAAGTTCTATAAAATATCTCAAGAAAATGTTTTTTTTGAAGATACCAAAATTACATAATTTATTTTGTTATGATTACTTTTGAAATGTGAAAAAAATCTTATTATTATCAGACACGCATAGTTACATTGATGATCAAATTTTAAAGTTTGTAAAACAAGCTGATGAAGTTTGGCACGCAGGCGATATTGGCGATTTAACTGTTACAGATACTATAAAAAAATTAAAACCTTTACGTGCTGTTTATGGCAATATTGATGACAAAGATGCCAGAGCTGAATACCCTTTAGATAATAAATTTACTATTGAAAATGTTTCAGTTTGGATGACTCATATTGGTGGTTACCCAAACAAATACAATTTAAGAATTCGTGAAGAAATTGCGAAAAATGCACCAAAAATATTTATTGCTGGTCATTCTCATATTTTAAAAGTACAGTATGACAAAAAATTAAACCTATTACATTTAAACCCAGGTGCAGCAGGGAATCACGGTTTTCATAAAATAAGAACAATGCTTCGTTTTAAACTAGAAAAAGGAGAAATTAAAAATTTAGAAATTATAGAATTGGCTAAACGAGGCTAGGTTCTTCCTTTTCTAAAACTGGTAATTCTACCAATATTTGAGTTCCGTTGTTTTTAGAAGAATCAATTTTAAACTTACCTTTCATCATTTGAATTCGAGCATCAATTTGATTTAGACCTAACCCATCTTTGGAAGTAATTTTAGTTTTATCGAAACCAATACCATCATCAGAAATAATAATAAATAGTTTATCTTGTTTTTGTTCTAATTCAATAAGCGCATTACCAGCTTTACTGTGTTTTAAGATATTGTTTACAAATTCTTGTACAATATTATAAACCTTAATCTCAAAACTTTGATGGTATCTTTCTACATTATTAATTTCGGTTTCTATATTTAATTCAGAATTCGAAAACTTTTCTGCAATTTCTTTAATGGCGAAAGTTAGTCCGAATTTTAATAATACAGATGAAATTAATGTGTGCGATAAATCTCTAATTTTATGAGATGCTTCTAAAATTATTTCTTGAGTCTTATCTATTTCTACTGGGGTTGCTCCATTAAATTGTTTTCTGGTTGCTTGTAAATGAAGATTTGCTGATGACAGTAATGCGCTTACACTGTCATGTAAAGTTTCTGCAATTTGTTTTCTTTCAGATTCTTTACCATCTATGGTAGCGTTTAAAACTCTTACTTGAGATTCAGACTTAAGTTTTTCAATATTCTGATCTTGAATTAATTTTGTTTTAGAAAGGTTTAATGCTAAGTTTTTTTGTTGTAAATTATTAATTACCAACCAATAACCAAGTATAATTATAACAAGAAGAAGAATAATACCAAAAATAGAATAAGTTCTCTGTGTTTTTAATCTTTTGTTTTCTTCTTCTTGACGAACATTTCTTTTTGCAACATCTACATCGTATTTTGCACTAATTTCTTCGATAATGCCTTTAAATTCTTTATCTCTAATATCTTCCTCAATTTCAAATGATTTTTCTTGAAAATCATAAGCCTCAAATTCTTCTAGATTACGCATTGCCCAGGCCAAATTGTAATATAAATCTGCTTTTGTTCTTATTGCATTTGAGTTATTATTATTTTTTATTAAATCTATGGCTTCTGAATATAACGCTTTTGCTTTTTGATATTTTTTTTGTGATAAGGATATATTAGCCAAAATATTTAAGGAAGTAGCTGTTTTTAAATGATCATTATTTTTTTTGTGTATATTAATGGCTTTTTTAGCATAATATTCAGCCTGAGTAAACACAGAATCTTCTTCATATATATTAGAAATATTGTTATAAGCAGCACCTTTCAAATTCTCAATTTGTGGATTGAGTTCAGGTAATTGTTCTATTTTTTTATAAGTTAACAATGCACTATCAATATAACTTTTCTTTTTAACGGCTAACTTTATACTATCATACTTAGAAAGTTTATTTGTCATATCAATAGAAATATTTACACTATGATACGAGATTCCTACTTTAAATAAAGTTTTAACATAATCTAAATCTGAAAACCTAGAATTACTTTTTTCTACAACTGGCAAAGTAACTATCGCCAATGATTGTTTATAAAACAGTAATGATTTTTCAAATTTATTTGTCTTTCTATAAATTTCTCCTAACAAAAAATTACACTTGTAGATCCAATAATTACTTTCTAGTTCTTTACTTTTTTCTAAGAGTTCTAATAAATTTGTTAAAGCAATTATGTAATCTTGTTTCTGATAAAGTTTATAAACGTTTTCAAAATTTAATTTTAAAATTGAATCATTCTTTACAGATATAACAGATGAAGTCTTAAACTTTAAGACTTCATCTGTTATATCTGTTTGGGTTTTAGTAGCATTTAATTGAGCTATAAAAAAGATAATTAATACGCTAGAAAAATATATTTTATTATTCAAATGATAATAAATTTAAATCAATATATTATTTTAGAACATCAATTATTATAATTCCTCTCCTTCATCAATAATAATTCTAGGTTTTCTTCTCGTCTCAGCAGAAGATTCAGATTCAGAAGATTTGGCACTTGTGTTTGTAATATGATTAACAAAATCTAATTTTAATGGTGCATTTGACTCTTTTTCTAAAGTTCTAGAATAATTGATTTCACCTATTTTACCATCTTCCAAGTGTACTTCATAAGTTGAAATTGCTTCATTATATACAAAAGATACTTCTACATTATCATTTACGCTAAAAGCTAAATTGTAAGTTCCATCTTCGTTACCTAAAATACTATATTCTATTAATTTTTCTGTATTATCAGATTTACTTTGAAAAGTAAAATTATCATCAGTAATGGAAATTAATTTTCTATCGTTTGAATTAACATCAACAAAACCAACTTTTAATTTGTTATTATCAATTAATAATTCTTCAGACCTACTTTTTTCAATCGTAAATTGAGATGAAGATAAAATGAATTCACTTTTATTTTCTGTAATATCTGTAAATTTATCTATTTTAGTATTATTTGAAACATCAAAATTAACAGAATAAGCTCCTGTAGCATCTTTCTTAATTTCGAAAGCTTTTAATAAACTTGTACTTTCATTTTCTAATGGAGTTGTTTCCTCATTAGAACAAGATGTAAATACTAATAATACTGCAGCAACTAATGCTAATAAACTATTTTTTTTCATGGTTAAGGAATTTAAATAAATATGTAAACTATCTTTTGGGTTATTTATAAAGGTAGGTTTTACAATGCACACAATAAAATTGTAAATATTGGGGAAAAATTTTTAAATCTTTTAGGGATTAACCATGAAAAATAGCTAAAGATTCAAAAAATAATTAAACTAAAATAATTGGGGGATTTTTATACTATTTTGTTTTTTACCGCGTACATTGCTAGACCTACTGCATTTTTTACTTTTAATTTTTTTAATAAACTTTTTCTGTATGTATCTACTGTGCTGACACCTAAACTTAAAGCATCTGCTATCTCTGATGTATTAAACTGTTTCGTGATTAATTTTAACACATCTAGTTCTCTATCTGTTAGTGTTTCTATCAGAAAATCTTCTGGTAAAGCACCTTCTTCTACTTGTTGACCTGCTAAAGTTTTTAATAATTGCCTTTGAATGTTAGGACTAAAATATTGCTCTCCTTTTGCTACAGCTTTAATAGCATCTATGATATATTCTCCTGCATTGTTCTTTGTAATGTAACCTTTACAACCAAGGCTTAACATTTCTTGAACAATTTTAATATCATCATAGCTAGATAAAATAATAACATTTTGTTTGATTCTGTTCTTCTTGAAATATTTTAAAACTCCAATACCATCTAAAATAGGCATTGTAATATCGAGTACTAAAACATCAGCTTCGTTTAAATCATTATCAAACCAAGTAGTTACTTCTTTACCTGTAAGAGAATATCCTCTTATTTCTATATCTTTATCGGTATTTAAAACAGCTATGATACCATCTATGACAATTTTATGGTCATCAGCTACATGAACGTATATCTTATCTTTCATTGTTACTTTACAAATTTAAACTAGTTATTATCAGTATGCAATCCCCATAAATGGTGAAATTTCACACTCCCTATAAATGGGGAGTCTTCTCCCTATAAATGGGGAGATACACTTTATAGAAAGCTAAATATCAACACTTTAACTAATAAAGGGTTTTTAATATTTTTATTTAGAAAGTTAAAAATAAACTATTTTTTTTTCTTTAAAACGCAAAAAACCGAGAAAATTTCTCGGTTTTTTTCGCACTAAATATACTATTTGTTAGTTTTATCGCAACCTGTCTACAGATTTCACGAGATCTTCATCCTTTTTAATAGCTTTATTTGCTAAAACAACAAGCAAAATAGCTAAAATTGGTAAAAACATCCCAATACCTTTCTCAGAAACAGTAGTTTCTCCAGATAAATTTAGAGACAAATAAATCAATAATCCTAATAAAAAAAGATTTATCAAAATTATAATTCTACCTACTACAAATTGCAATTTTCTATTATTAAATAAAAAAATTGTTACAATTGATAAAATAGCAGATAAAATGAACATTAAAGGAATTACTTTTAAGGTAATTGCTTCTTTCGAAAACAAATCTACAACAAATATTTTTTCTTTAATTGTATTCCATAAATTAAATACAAAAATTAATCCTCCAGAAACTACTGAGGCTAGTAATAAATAAATTGATTGTATTCTTTGAATCATATAAAAATATTGCAGTACAAAAATAGAATTTCTTTTTTAAAAAAAGAAAAGTTGAAAGTAAAAAAAAAAGTATATATTTGTGTTTATAATAACCGCACAAAAAGTATTGTATAGTACTATATACAATAATTAAAAAATCAAGTAAACAATTTTTAAATATCTTAATAGTTTAAGATTTATCATAACTTAATAAATACATAAATGTTCGAAATTTCTGAACTAAAAGCAAAAACTATTGCTGATTTGCAAGTAATTGCAAAATCCATTGGGCTTACAAAAACGAGTCAATTAAAAAAATTAGATCTAGTTTATCAAATTTTAGATACTCAAGCCTCTAATCCTGCTTCAGCAAAAACTACTACTCCAACTGAAGAAAAGCCTAAAACAGAAAAACCAAAAAGAAAAAGAGTTGTAAAGAAAGCACCAGTTCCTGCAACTAAAGAAGCTGTTGTTGAAGAAAAGGCTGAAGTTAAAGCTCCTGCTCAGGAAAAGAAGGCACCTGTTAAAAGAGCTGTAAAAAAAGAAGCTCCAAAAGAAGCAAAAACAGAAGTTGTTAAAAAGACTGAGGTTAAAGATTCTAAAGAGCAAAAACCAGCTCATAACAACCAGCAAAGGACTAATAAAAATCAGCCAAGAAACAATAATCAACAGAATAATAAAAACAAGAACAATAACCAGAATAATTCTAAAAATAATACCAACAGACATAAATCTGGCAATAGATACAGAGATCCTGATTTTGAGTTTGATGGAATAATAGAAAGTGAAGGTGTTCTAGAAATGATGCCTGATGGTTATGGATTTTTACGTTCTTCGGATTACAACTATTTATCATCACCAGATGATATTTATGTTTCTCAATCTCAAATTAAATTATTTGGTTTAAAAACCGGAGATACAGTAAGAGGTAATGTTAGACCACCAAAAGAAGGCGAAAAATATTTCCCGTTAATTAGAGTATCAAAAATAAATGGCTTAAATCCTAATATTGTAAGAGATCGTGTTTCTTTTGAGCATTTAACACCATTATTTCCTCAAGAAAAATTTAATCTAGCAGAAAGAGGTAGCTCTTTATCAACTAGAATAATTGATTTATTTTCTCCAATTGGTAAAGGACAGAGAGGAATGATTGTTGCCCAACCAAAAACGGGTAAAACAATGCTTTTAAAAGACGTTGCCAATGCAATTGCTAAGAATCATCCAGAAGTTTATCAAATTGTATTATTGATAGATGAAAGACCTGAAGAGGTTACAGATATGCAAAGAAGTGTTCGAGGAGAGGTTGTTGCTTCTACTTTTGATGAACCTGCAGACAAACACGTAAGAGTAGCTAATATTGTATTAGAAAAGGCAAAACGTTTGGTAGAATGTGGTCATGATGTTGTTATTCTTTTAGATTCTATTACACGTTTAGCTAGAGCTTATAATACAGTTGCACCTGCATCCGGGAAAATACTTTCTGGTGGTATAGACGCAAATGCTTTACATAAACCAAAACGATTCTTTGGTGCTGCCAGAAATATTGAAGGTGGTGGTTCTTTAACAATTATTGCTACTGCTCTTACTGAAACTGGTTCTAAAATGGACGAAGTAATATTCGAAGAATTTAAAGGAACAGGTAATATGGAACTTCAGTTAGATAGAAATATATCTAACAGACGTATTTACCCTGCTATCGATTTAATTAAATCTTCTACAAGAAGAGACGATTTATTACTAGACCCTAAAACTGTTCAAAGAATGTGGGTTTTACGTAAATACCTTGCCGATATGAATCCAATAGAAGCTATGGAGTTTATTAATGATAGAATTAAATTCTCTAAAAATAACGATGAATTTTTAATTTCTATGAATGGATAGATAATTAAAAATTTTTAATAAATAGAAAGCCTTTTTGAGAAATCAAGAAGGTTTTTTATTTATATCTATTTCCTGCTTCAGTACTCAATTTTTGTGAATAAACATAAATCTAAACAGTTAATTACTACTAATTAACAATATATTAAATAGAACACAACCTTTTTTAAATGACTTATAATGAGAAGTTGACCTAAGGTTGAAGCGAGCTAAACTTGTTTTAAACTAATAGAAATATGGATTATTACAGGCAATTATATTGTTTTATAACAACAAAAAAATCCGATCAAAAAATTGAACGGATTTTAATATTTTTAAAAGATCTCGATTAATTAGTATACATATTATCTCTATTATCTACTACTGCTGAGGCTTCTTTAATTGCTTCGTAAATTTTATAGGTTAACCTTTTTCTAGATTCTGCAATTCTTTTTCTATTTGAATCATAATTAGGTAATGCTGTTGGTAATTCTTTACTGGTTAATTTAAAAGCATAAACCCCTCTATCACCTTCTATAGAATTGTAAACTTTATTTGGTTCTGCATTATACATTGCACCTACTACTTTAGGTTCTACTCCTACTCCAGAAAGTGTTGGGCTTTTTAATGTTACATTACTTGCTGTTCTTACACTTATACTGTTTGCAGTAGCAATCTCAGTTAAATCTGACCCTTTTAATTTATCTTTTAATAAAGCTGCTTTCTTTTGATTTACTAAAATAGGCTTAACTCTACCTACTGCTTTAGTAACAGACATTAATCCTTTAGCTTCTGATGCAGTTACAACAGCAACAACATGACTACCTTCTAAATCGAAGCTTTTAAAACTACCCACTTCTGAATCGCTATTAAAAGCCCAGCTTACAATTTGTCTTTCATTACCAAGACCAGGTACATTTTCATCTAAAGATTTTAAACCTACAGCAGGTTTAGCTATGTAATTTTTTTCTTTTGCAACTTCAGAAAAATCATTTCCTTTAGAAACTGCTAATTCAAATTCTTTTGCACTTCTAAAAACTGCATTTTCTGTTGCTTCAGAAGCTTCAATTTTTCTACTATAAGTAGCTAATTTTAGAACTTTTTGTTTATTTTTTTGATTATCAATTTTAATAATATGGAAACCAAACGGAGTTTGAACAACACCAATATCTCCTTTTTTACTTTCAAAAGTGTAATCTCTAAACTTAGGTGTCATTCTAGCGTAATTAAACCAATCTAAATCTCCTTCTTTTGCTCCTGACCCTAAATCCGAAGAAAACTCTTTGGCTAAACTACCAAACTTACTTTTTC contains:
- the truA gene encoding tRNA pseudouridine(38-40) synthase TruA — its product is MRYFIELSYNGKKYHGWQIQPDVVSVQEKLNYALSTIFQEKIEVVGAGRTDTGVHATQMFAHFNIDKDLKDRIVFKLNSVLPNDISVQQVFLVDDEKHARFDALSRSYEYKIWLGRNPFLLDFSWQIHSQKPNLALMNEAAKLLLEYTNFQTFSKVKTEVYTFNCDVTEAFWLQKGDELTFHISANRFLRNMVRAIVGTLVDVGLGKLSVDDFRTIIESRNRGNAGLSVPAKGLFLTKIKY
- a CDS encoding metallophosphoesterase family protein, with amino-acid sequence MKKILLLSDTHSYIDDQILKFVKQADEVWHAGDIGDLTVTDTIKKLKPLRAVYGNIDDKDARAEYPLDNKFTIENVSVWMTHIGGYPNKYNLRIREEIAKNAPKIFIAGHSHILKVQYDKKLNLLHLNPGAAGNHGFHKIRTMLRFKLEKGEIKNLEIIELAKRG
- a CDS encoding tetratricopeptide repeat-containing sensor histidine kinase, with the protein product MNNKIYFSSVLIIFFIAQLNATKTQTDITDEVLKFKTSSVISVKNDSILKLNFENVYKLYQKQDYIIALTNLLELLEKSKELESNYWIYKCNFLLGEIYRKTNKFEKSLLFYKQSLAIVTLPVVEKSNSRFSDLDYVKTLFKVGISYHSVNISIDMTNKLSKYDSIKLAVKKKSYIDSALLTYKKIEQLPELNPQIENLKGAAYNNISNIYEEDSVFTQAEYYAKKAINIHKKNNDHLKTATSLNILANISLSQKKYQKAKALYSEAIDLIKNNNNSNAIRTKADLYYNLAWAMRNLEEFEAYDFQEKSFEIEEDIRDKEFKGIIEEISAKYDVDVAKRNVRQEEENKRLKTQRTYSIFGIILLLVIIILGYWLVINNLQQKNLALNLSKTKLIQDQNIEKLKSESQVRVLNATIDGKESERKQIAETLHDSVSALLSSANLHLQATRKQFNGATPVEIDKTQEIILEASHKIRDLSHTLISSVLLKFGLTFAIKEIAEKFSNSELNIETEINNVERYHQSFEIKVYNIVQEFVNNILKHSKAGNALIELEQKQDKLFIIISDDGIGFDKTKITSKDGLGLNQIDARIQMMKGKFKIDSSKNNGTQILVELPVLEKEEPSLV
- a CDS encoding response regulator transcription factor, whose product is MKDKIYVHVADDHKIVIDGIIAVLNTDKDIEIRGYSLTGKEVTTWFDNDLNEADVLVLDITMPILDGIGVLKYFKKNRIKQNVIILSSYDDIKIVQEMLSLGCKGYITKNNAGEYIIDAIKAVAKGEQYFSPNIQRQLLKTLAGQQVEEGALPEDFLIETLTDRELDVLKLITKQFNTSEIADALSLGVSTVDTYRKSLLKKLKVKNAVGLAMYAVKNKIV
- a CDS encoding DUF4293 domain-containing protein; amino-acid sequence: MIQRIQSIYLLLASVVSGGLIFVFNLWNTIKEKIFVVDLFSKEAITLKVIPLMFILSAILSIVTIFLFNNRKLQFVVGRIIILINLFLLGLLIYLSLNLSGETTVSEKGIGMFLPILAILLVVLANKAIKKDEDLVKSVDRLR
- the rho gene encoding transcription termination factor Rho, with product MFEISELKAKTIADLQVIAKSIGLTKTSQLKKLDLVYQILDTQASNPASAKTTTPTEEKPKTEKPKRKRVVKKAPVPATKEAVVEEKAEVKAPAQEKKAPVKRAVKKEAPKEAKTEVVKKTEVKDSKEQKPAHNNQQRTNKNQPRNNNQQNNKNKNNNQNNSKNNTNRHKSGNRYRDPDFEFDGIIESEGVLEMMPDGYGFLRSSDYNYLSSPDDIYVSQSQIKLFGLKTGDTVRGNVRPPKEGEKYFPLIRVSKINGLNPNIVRDRVSFEHLTPLFPQEKFNLAERGSSLSTRIIDLFSPIGKGQRGMIVAQPKTGKTMLLKDVANAIAKNHPEVYQIVLLIDERPEEVTDMQRSVRGEVVASTFDEPADKHVRVANIVLEKAKRLVECGHDVVILLDSITRLARAYNTVAPASGKILSGGIDANALHKPKRFFGAARNIEGGGSLTIIATALTETGSKMDEVIFEEFKGTGNMELQLDRNISNRRIYPAIDLIKSSTRRDDLLLDPKTVQRMWVLRKYLADMNPIEAMEFINDRIKFSKNNDEFLISMNG